Below is a genomic region from Eremothecium sinecaudum strain ATCC 58844 chromosome V, complete sequence.
AAACCAAGAAGGTACAGTAAAGGTGTATGATAGGCAACACAAAAAACACTGGTTTTGTGGTGGTGATGAGAAAACCGAAAATGTGGTGGAGTTTGTCAGATACAAAGATGGATATTTGGTGGAAGGTCGGGGTAATGGTGATATCAATGCATGGGCAATATAATTTTAAATTAGATGTGAACTACAATGATCAGCCACACGAATGTATAATGACGTGGAGAAAAGATATGGCGTCAATTGTATGCGTGCGGTAATCAAATGTTTCCAACTATGGAAATATTATATTTAAGTAATGCCTCTTGTACATAAAGAAAGAAACAGAGTAATCTATAATataattatattatataatATCGACTTTGTTGGTCCATTGATAATTCAGTAGGAGGGCGAAATCCAGCCTTAGAAAATACGTAATTTAAAAAACAATGGTTGCGAAGAGATTCGAACTCTTGCATCTTACGATACCTGAGAATTCAACTGTAACAGCTTAAGTTCTGAGAACTTGAATCAGGCGCCTTAGACCGCTCGGCCACACAACCAGATGGTGATGAGTGTGCAGTAATACAACTTTATGTATTAACATTCTTAGGAACAATTATAATCTTTTTCTTGTTACCTTTTCTTTTTACTATTCCTAAAGGTTGAGGATTGTTAGCGTTTGGAATTTTTACTGGTTTCTGCAGTTCGTACAGGGATTGTATCCGTCGCTGCTTTCGCTCCTGTTTAACCTCAAATTTACTCAACTTCTCATCTATATATTCCTGCGTTTCTTGTTTCTTTATTAATTCATCTTTTTTTAGTTTTTCGTAATGTTCTATATCTTCTTGGCTAATGCGATTGATCAATGAGTTTTGCTGGTGAATCTGGCGCTGAAAGTCTTCCTGCTTTTTGATCGAATTAAGTCTTAGTTGTTCCAGAAGAGTTTTACGTTCTGTCTTTTGACtctgatcatcttcgaGGTCTACCATATTTGAGTATTTTATATGGAGATGATGTTTATTGAGTAAACGGCCGTTAAAATAGTAGCAAACAAAATCAGTTACTTGGTTCAGCCTTGTCTTGTCTTTTGCAGAAACATAGCTTTATTGTTGCGTAATAAGTGGAACCGCCAAACAATGATATCCCAATTCAGATTGTGTCACGTGATTGTACCATACGCGAACGTCGAAAATAAAAGCCTTGTATAGTTCTTACATTACTATTGCGTTTCCAAATGAAGTTATCCGACGGCTAGATTTCTTAGATATAAAAAGTAGTGTCGAGGACTACCTAACCGATCACTgctaacttgaagttccttgaTCACGTGCATGTTAGATACGCAATGATAGATGAGTATACTCCTATATAGATCTAACCTTAGGCAATGGCCACTTCTCCTTTCTTGGACTCCTAGTCGTATTCTCATATCTAGCTATGGCGACTTTATATACGTTAGACTATCTagctcatcttcatttctacAACACAGTAAGAATGCAATTTACTGGGTATGATTAACCTAGTTGGAAATAATTGTAATATTCGTCAAAGTGGCCGAGTGGTTAAGGCGATGCCCTGCTATTCGACATATCGGAAGCGCTAGGCATTGGGTTTTACCTTCGCAGGTTCGAATCCTGTCTTTGACGTTTATTTTTGCTCTTCAGGGACATTTGTTTCTTTTTGTATGCAATGAAAAATTTATAGAAGCGATGCCCAACTGAATCTAAAGTCATTAGATACCTTCACATACACACTGTCGATAACCACTCTCCCGATCTCCCGCTATTTCGCATAAACATGGGTAGGGCTAAGAAGACCAGAAAGTTTGCTTTGGTAAAAAGAACGCTAAATGCAAAGAAAGACAAGAGAATAAGTGCAAATGTTGCAAAAGAAACTGAAAAGAATGATCCAGAGTTATCAAAACACATACCACAGGTCTCAAGTGCA
It encodes:
- the FYV6 gene encoding Fyv6p (Syntenic homolog of Ashbya gossypii AAL031W; Non-syntenic homolog of Saccharomyces cerevisiae YNL133C (FYV6)) yields the protein MVDLEDDQSQKTERKTLLEQLRLNSIKKQEDFQRQIHQQNSLINRISQEDIEHYEKLKKDELIKKQETQEYIDEKLSKFEVKQERKQRRIQSLYELQKPVKIPNANNPQPLGIVKRKGNKKKIIIVPKNVNT